The window CATTTTGTAAAACCGACATTTGAAGAAGTCTACATGTGTTTGAGAATTCATGCATGAaggattttaaaaaattaaaggtAATTATAAGTGTTGTACCATATTGATCAAACAAAATCTAGAGAAAGtctaaattaataaatttacaAAAGTTTAGGGTTTAACTTGATATAACTATTATTAGTTCAAAGTAAGTTTAGAGGTATAaattgatattaaaaaaaaaaagcaaactaTGACCTGTTTAGATTGACTTTCTAAATGTTTAAAAACAATCTTTTTGtatattgaaatattttttgaacAATTAGAAAGTTCAATACTCTTTGCTTATGAAAAACAATGTTACCTTTGGTGGGCCTTCCAAAGCATTGGTGCAATATAGCCTTGCATTATCAACATATTGGCAATATGTCAAGAATGCATTTGCAAATCTTTTGTGGGATTTCAGTTGAGATTTTACTCTTACAGCTCTTCTACACATGAGAGCTCTCCTGTTTAAAGTCAGACAATGCCACTTTAGACAACAATTTTTATCTCAGGAAGAGGACAGAAGGGAAAAGAAAATCTCATCTAGAAGTTCTGAAAATTGAATGCTCAAAAGTTTTATCTGTACCTTATGCCTCTTATGACAGCTAAATAAGCATCACAAACAACTCCAACAAGTTCAATCCTGTAtggttttcttttcttgccCCCAACTTGGTCTGGTTCTTGATCTTCTATTCGTTCCCAATAGTTTTCGGTAACCGTGCCATCGTCGCCAACCTTATAGCCAGCTCCCATTCGATAACGTCGACGATGGACATTCCGAGCCATTGTAATGGTTTGAACTACGAACGGTACCCACGACAATGTTCCATCCATGATTACATCTCGTCCTTCATTCAATGCTGTCACTAGAAGAGATGAAGCTGCATCTGTGGATGATTGGTGCACCTGTTTGAAACATCAAAAGGTGTAAACAGGTGCAGCAAGGATCACAAGTAAAGTGTAAGAATATCTGCTCATAGCAGATTTCAAGATCTAATCCCATGGCCTAAAGAAACAAGAGgttcataaaaatattttttgccTTCATTAGGAAAATAATGGAAAAGAAATATCAGTaggtttcctttgttattttatttattattattattatcttttataCCTATCGGGTGTTGATGTCATCTTTTATGCATTTCAACTAATCTCACGAAACAACCTACTTAACCCTATAACACTTACGAGTGAAAAAACTTGCAGAATATTAAACTTTAGGTAATATACCATGGATTAAACCCTTTTCTACTTAAACCTTTTATTAAACACAACAACAGACTACATAGTTGCAGAATCGATGGAGTGGTAAGGCAAACACTCAGCCACTGCCCTAGGTGGTGTTTGATTCTTCATGTTAGTTACATATTGGAGACCCCAGAACtattttcaagtacttaaaaaAGTAATTTCAAACAGGCCTTACGAATACTTGGTCTTAATGAAGTCACAAAAAACCATTATCATACAAACTTAAAGCCATAGAAAACATGGACGGTGAGAAGTTTTTGTAGATAATCTCAAAGCATGGAATGATTTTGAAGGAAGATTTTAGAGCTGAAATGATACCAGTTCAGCAGTTTGTAGCATGTCATGATGGTGACCAGTGGAGTTAAGAGCTCTATAAATGACATCTGATTCCTTAAAAGCATCTGCTTCAATTACAACTGCATTAGGTCCTGCTCCCACCCAAAATGGCCTGTTTAACATTTTATCCAAAAGAATGAATCAGTTCAATCTCTTATGCTAATTCTTTTTCGCTTTCACCTGTTAGGACACCACCTAGCAAGGAAATACTCAAGAACAACATAGATGATTTAGGAAGACTTAAATTtggaaatatataaaatatgctGTAATATTAAAAGTAACAAGATAGCCTAGCTTTTCGAGACGGGGCTAGTCTCTCCCAAATTCCCCAAAGGAAATCCCATGAAATTCCTCACACTTTCCTCCCAACCACAGTCTCTCTATTTATAACTAAAGCTCTAACAAATTTACTAGCTATTCACTAATCTGCCCCTTATATAATAACCATACTAATATTCTACTAATAATCCTCCTATACCTCTAAGTAGGGCTTTGAGTCTTTGACATCACCATCATCCTATATGTGATTTATATATCCTTAATATGTTTGTTATTTTACTTACTCTTTGAGAATGTCCTTAAGCACAGTACTCTTCCCCGCCCCCATACCGCCCCCCATGAACAAGAGCATCGGACTTCTATCGGCATGAGCCATTGGAGCCATCACCTCTGTGCATTGAGAGTCGTCGGTGGATGCGAGTCCCATTGCTTTCATCTCCTCAACCAAAGTCGTAAAGACTCTTGCAACTTTCAGGTTCTTTGTTACCCTCTCAAACCTCTGTTCCCTAACAACATCACAAAAATGATATGGATGTAAGTGTAGGTTGTTCTTGGATCGTTTGATAATCATTCAGTTTTTCATCTTAGAACTTTGAGATgagccaaattttaaaaataaaaacaaattttagaaaaattattttttctagtTTTCAAACATTGACTAGAATTTTGAAAGCAACGACGAGACAGAAAAATCATACCATGTTTATAAGCTCGGAGTTTTACAGCTAGAGATTCTATGCATGGTAGTGATATAGTCTCGAGAAATAATTGGACACCTTGTTTAAAATTCTACAATTAATATCACTTAATTTCTACTTTGATATATCAAATTACTAATTAACTCAAAAAACTCATGGGTTAcgataaatttaatttaaaagtaTATCAGAAACTACAACAACAATCAAGGCTGATCAAGAGATGCCCACCTGGTTGCAGCCATGACAATGCTTCTGAGCTTCTTTTTTGGCTCCTGGTGGTCAGAACTCAAAATCTAAACAAACACAAAAAGAGATACAATACACAAATTATACAAACAAGAAACTTCATTTGGACAAAGTTCAATGTAAAATCTTATCAAACACCTTCCTGTCTAAACTACACTTTACCTGACTAATCATAATATCTGTTTGGTTCCAATGGAAAGCAAAATAACTGAGAATGCATCTCTCAAACTCTTCCACCAGTTTGACAAAAAGTGAATCTGCATGGAGCTCACTTGAGAAAAATGAATAGATATCATCTTCACATTCGTCTGATTTAGCTATGTACTCCGAAGCCAACTTGCAAAGATGTGGGCACTCATGTGTATCTTTAAATCCCATTTGCCTTGCTGATGATTGAGAATAAAAGTACACAAATTGTTAAACTGAAAAGAACCATAGAGATTATTGATAGAATGTTAAATCTCTattgacaaaaaagaaaaacataaacttgtgaatgtaaatttaatattaaaattgtGTACAACGCTCAAAATCAATATCAAGTGAGGATGAAATAAGAACCACCACTTTACTCGTACaaaattttatcaaattaaatatGTGAGTGATCAAATTAGAGTAAAGGTCACATCACGAGTTTGAGGATATGATTGTAATAATCTTTCATTTGCCAACAAAGTTTATAGTAATTTATATCACCTTTAGGTTTGTTTGCTTTCTAGTCTATTTTCTAtcgatatttaaaaaaaaaaggtaagttttcaaacctaaaaaaaattaaaatttaagaaaaataactTTAAATAGCAAAAGtgctgaaaatatttataagttgaACAAAATTTCATTAGTAATAGAATCTATCATTATCAATCAACATCTCTATTAATCATATTTTGTAgtacttgtaaatattttgattcattttactaCGTCGAAAAACAACCCAATTTATAgaacttctttttattttcaaatctaATTGAGGATTAAAATCACCTTTTATCTTTTATCGCTAGATTTGATTCATGAATAAAGGAATATAATTTCATGCAGTGGAGTAGAGTCTCACAAACATTAGACCATTTAGCAActatatcttttttattttatctttgaaaattaaacttatatTCTGTCCACCTCTTACaataatttacaatttttttaaatacaatcACAGAGTTCAAAccaaattcaaaagaaaaaaaactttatggaaaaattttattttagttttcaaaaattgGCTTAAAAAC is drawn from Cucumis melo cultivar AY chromosome 11, USDA_Cmelo_AY_1.0, whole genome shotgun sequence and contains these coding sequences:
- the LOC103497509 gene encoding calmodulin calcium-dependent NAD kinase-like gives rise to the protein MMQKESGSKPSLGQIIWASSIGLIIVAAMHYRIRKLRDQRIIPRLKVSDTGRVEKLESFPHYVARQMGFKDTHECPHLCKLASEYIAKSDECEDDIYSFFSSELHADSLFVKLVEEFERCILSYFAFHWNQTDIMISQILSSDHQEPKKKLRSIVMAATREQRFERVTKNLKVARVFTTLVEEMKAMGLASTDDSQCTEVMAPMAHADRSPMLLFMGGGMGAGKSTVLKDILKEPFWVGAGPNAVVIEADAFKESDVIYRALNSTGHHHDMLQTAELVHQSSTDAASSLLVTALNEGRDVIMDGTLSWVPFVVQTITMARNVHRRRYRMGAGYKVGDDGTVTENYWERIEDQEPDQVGGKKRKPYRIELVGVVCDAYLAVIRGIRRALMCRRAVRVKSQLKSHKRFANAFLTYCQYVDNARLYCTNALEGPPKFIGWKDKDKTLLVDPEEIKCLRTVGSLNEDASSIYELYKKPSPACESGSVWKDIVLSPSRLTIQQELKYCIKKVEILKSLGKNGAAELLHHS